TTTTTTCTTTGAAGCTTGGAATGGTTTGGAATGTATGTTAAAACCGCCGAAAGAAGTAGTTCGGGTTTTTGATGACTCTAACGGGAATTGTTTAAATAGAGATGCTAAGCCAAAGTTAAGTGTATCTAAACAGCATTTACAGATTCAATATTATATTAAAGGAACCATGGCGGGTCGACAAGTTGAAACTACGTCTGTTCATGATATCAGCCTATTTACCATTAATGAGATTCTGTACATGCTAGGCTCAGTTGGTTTTAAAAACGTGGAAGTTTTCTCATCACTACCAAGCCTTGAGCCTTTCAATTTTGAGTCTACTAACCCGCCTCGTATGCTTTCTTTTGCTGCCTTAGCATGAATTAATACTATTCAGTAGCAAAAGCCCTTGCTATCATCAAATATTAAATAGGATTTGTAAAATTTTTCTTCCACTTTTCAATGAATTCCTTCACATTCATCCCTTCCGAAGATTTGATAGTTTTAGCAAATGGTGAAAAACTGTCTTTGAGCGATCCCAAAGCATTTGAAATTATTTCAGATCTTTGGATTCGGTCAGGCTGGGATACAAAATATGTTTATAGCTTTAGTTGGCTTGGCAGGCCTATTATTCAACTTCCTGAGGATATGCTTAGAATTCAAGAAGTTATTTATGACATTAAGCCTGACGTTATAATAGAAACTGGTGTGGCTCATGGTGGATCTCTAATTTTTTATGCAAGCATTTGTTCAGCCATTGGTAAAGGCCGCGTTATTGGAATTGATATTGAAATTCGTCCTCATAATCGTACAGCTATAGAACAACATCGTCTTTCATCATCGATATCTTTGATTGAGGGCAGCTCAATTGATCCTGATACTTTCAGGAAGGTTCAAGAAAAAGTGGCTCCATCTGACAAAGTGCTTGTTCTATTAGACAGTAATCATCTTAAAGACCACGTTTACAAAGAGCTAATCATGTATTCTGATCTGGTGAGCGTAGGAAGTTATATTGTTGCATGTGACGGGATTATGAAGGAAGTTGTTGGAGCTCCTAGAACCAGTTCGGACTGGGACTGGAACAATCCTATAACAGCAATTAATCAATTCCTACACGTTTCTGCAAATTTCAAACAAACCGAACCACCGTTTCTTTTTAACGAGGGTTTAATCAACAAAAGAGTTACTTATTGGCCAAAAGCATACCTACAAAGATTAAGCTAGGCTACTTTTACTTTTTCGCTTTAATCACTTCATTCTTTCTACTATCAAATTATGCAATTTCTAAACATGCATACTTACATTTTTCTAAATAAATTTAGACTAGCATTTAGCTTTTTAAAATGTCTATTTACAAATCCCAGCTCTTATGGTGCTGGGAAAATTAGTTTTGCGGGTGATGGGATTATCTCAACGCGACCTAAAATTGAGCTAGATGAGGAACTTATCAAGTCTTTTTCTGAGTCTATGACTCTACATATACCTCAAAGGCTTCATAAGTATTCATATATTTCTCATCGTGCGCAGCTTTACTATTTTGGCGCGTCTCTAGCCTTTCAAAATAACTCTCATCTACCAATGGTTGAATGCGGAGTTTGGTACGGTTTTTTTGCTAGGACTACCTTGAAATTATTTCAAGAGAGAGAAATTAATGTGTTGTTTCATCTAATTGACTTATTTGGTCAAGATCAAACCTTCTTCAAAGGGAAAGGGAAATTTAATGAATATTCAGATGAGTCAATTTTAAATGCCGTAAATAGTAGATTCAAAAATTATAACGTCGAAATTCACCAAGGATTAATACCAGATGTCTTTAATTTACCGTCAATTCAATCAATTAAAAAAATCAGTTTTTTATCTTGTGACTTAAACGGTGCTAAAGCTGAAAAAGATGCACTTGAATTCTTTTTCCCAAAACTAGCTGTAGGGGGTATAGTTTATGCAGATGATTATGGATGTCAGGGTTACGAAGAATCTCGTAAAGTTTTTGACGAGATGCTTTCTGATACTTGCATACCCTTAAAGACACTACATAGTCCAGCACTTTTCCTGAAAATTAAAGACTAGCTGTCCACTAAAATGCCCCATAACCTTATAGAAATTATTCAACAACAGTCAATCTAAATCAATTTCAAATGAATCAACAAATCATAGATTTTTTGGGAATCATACCGGCACGTTCAGGCTCTAAGCGCCTTCCAAACAAAAACATACTTCCTTTGAGAGGCAAAGAACTTATTTATTATTCGATTTTTGCTTCCAGTCAAAGTAAATATTTAACTGAAACGATTTTTTCTACAGATTGTGAAATAATTCAATCTATTGCTAAATCTTTTGGAGCCTATTCTCCTTTTATAAGACCCAAATATCTCGCTGAAGATAATATCACAAATATTGATGTGATAAAGCATGCTATTAACTGGTACAAGGAGACTAGAGACGCTCATATAAAAAATATTGTTCTTCTTCAGCCCACATCGCCATTTAGAACATCTCATGATATCGATAAATCAATTCAAATTTTCTGCAAAAACAATAGTCCGACATTAGCGTCTGTTACCGGTCCATATAAAAAGAGACATCCAACGCTGATGAAAATACATGACAATAAAATGACTAAATATTCTCATGAAGACGAATCTACATATTACAGATATAATGCCAGCATATATATATCATCATTTGACCATTTACACACTATGGGATCTATTTTTTCTGACGAACAGTCCTTTTATATTATGAGCAATTATCAGATTGATATTGATACAGAAGAAGATCTTAAGGCCGCTAACATGCTGGCTCCAATGTACTTACCATGATGAATAAACTGACAATAGCGATTCCTACTTATAATCGCCCTCGTCAGCTTGAAAAGCTATTACATTGTATATCCACCTCAAACTGTGCTTCTGAGCTTGTTTTATTTATATCTGAAAACTTCCCTCAAAATCAAGATGTCAAAAGAGTTATTGATAAGTATAGACCTCACTTAAATCTAATACATATTACTCAGCAGAAATCTATTGGCGCTGTGGGAAATTTCTGGTATTGCCTTAGGAATGCCCCTACTGACTATTTCATGTTAATCGGAGATGATGACTATGTTTCTGTCGACACAATATACAATTCTTTCTTGAAACTCACCAGTTGCCCAACTTCTTTGGCTATATTTAATAATATTCAATTAGTCGATCAAAACAAAACTATTTTGGCTACAACTGATTTCGATCTCGAGTTTTCATCGTTTATTGATTATATATTATCACAATTTAAAATCAATTTTATATTTTACGATGGACGATCAAAAATAAGAAAATCTGGCAAATATAATTATCTTATTTACTCTGTTTTTAGAAAGAAGGTCTTAACTAATTACTGCAAAGGACCATATCAATTTACAGGTAACGAGCGGGATCTAATCTCTTATACCGCTTTGAATGGTCCAATACTTATTAACCAAGAATTTGGTGTCACGAAAACTTATCATGACCAGAATATAGGATCTACTCCTATGTCGAAGCTTAAGAGTACCGATATATCAATTTACAATTATAAACAACAGTCCAAATCGTTCCTCAAGCAATCTATAATTTTATGGTGGGTTATCCGTCATAGTAATGCCTCAGCCCCCAAAAAACTATTTTATGTCCTTTTTTCATATATGAGAGTATTCCTGATGAAAATTGCACCATTGTATATGCGATTAAAAACTCTTTTTTGATTTACCTCAACTTCATTATGACTAATTGTATCCCTGTTCTTTTGACCCCGTTTAAAGAAGACTATTCAATTGACTTTGAAGGATTAGAGAATTTACTTGGTTATTATAAAGATAATTCAATTTCTAGACTCTGGGTTTTGGGTACTGGTAGCGAAGATATGGCTCTTGAGTTTTCTATTCGAAAAACTATTGTTGATTTCGTAGTCAACTATTCAAATCAGCATTTTGATTGCCTTGTTGGTACTTCCTTTTATGGACTATCTGAAAGCCTTGCATTTACCGAGGCTCTTAATCAATATAATTTGTCAGGCGTTCATTATATGTCATACAGTAATCTACTGTCAACTCAACAAGCTCTTAGAAATTTTAAAGCTATATGCAATTATTCCAACAACCCAGTTATGGGCTACACTTCAGCTAAT
This region of Synechococcus sp. NOUM97013 genomic DNA includes:
- a CDS encoding cephalosporin hydroxylase family protein, which gives rise to MNSFTFIPSEDLIVLANGEKLSLSDPKAFEIISDLWIRSGWDTKYVYSFSWLGRPIIQLPEDMLRIQEVIYDIKPDVIIETGVAHGGSLIFYASICSAIGKGRVIGIDIEIRPHNRTAIEQHRLSSSISLIEGSSIDPDTFRKVQEKVAPSDKVLVLLDSNHLKDHVYKELIMYSDLVSVGSYIVACDGIMKEVVGAPRTSSDWDWNNPITAINQFLHVSANFKQTEPPFLFNEGLINKRVTYWPKAYLQRLS
- a CDS encoding class I SAM-dependent methyltransferase, whose protein sequence is MHTYIFLNKFRLAFSFLKCLFTNPSSYGAGKISFAGDGIISTRPKIELDEELIKSFSESMTLHIPQRLHKYSYISHRAQLYYFGASLAFQNNSHLPMVECGVWYGFFARTTLKLFQEREINVLFHLIDLFGQDQTFFKGKGKFNEYSDESILNAVNSRFKNYNVEIHQGLIPDVFNLPSIQSIKKISFLSCDLNGAKAEKDALEFFFPKLAVGGIVYADDYGCQGYEESRKVFDEMLSDTCIPLKTLHSPALFLKIKD
- a CDS encoding acylneuraminate cytidylyltransferase family protein — translated: MNQQIIDFLGIIPARSGSKRLPNKNILPLRGKELIYYSIFASSQSKYLTETIFSTDCEIIQSIAKSFGAYSPFIRPKYLAEDNITNIDVIKHAINWYKETRDAHIKNIVLLQPTSPFRTSHDIDKSIQIFCKNNSPTLASVTGPYKKRHPTLMKIHDNKMTKYSHEDESTYYRYNASIYISSFDHLHTMGSIFSDEQSFYIMSNYQIDIDTEEDLKAANMLAPMYLP
- a CDS encoding glycosyltransferase family 2 protein; this encodes MNKLTIAIPTYNRPRQLEKLLHCISTSNCASELVLFISENFPQNQDVKRVIDKYRPHLNLIHITQQKSIGAVGNFWYCLRNAPTDYFMLIGDDDYVSVDTIYNSFLKLTSCPTSLAIFNNIQLVDQNKTILATTDFDLEFSSFIDYILSQFKINFIFYDGRSKIRKSGKYNYLIYSVFRKKVLTNYCKGPYQFTGNERDLISYTALNGPILINQEFGVTKTYHDQNIGSTPMSKLKSTDISIYNYKQQSKSFLKQSIILWWVIRHSNASAPKKLFYVLFSYMRVFLMKIAPLYMRLKTLF